A stretch of Pseudomonas sp. 7SR1 DNA encodes these proteins:
- the fliF gene encoding flagellar basal-body MS-ring/collar protein FliF → MAEAVVDNVPAKTPAPDGKPPLFGLSFLENLSEMTMLRQVGLLVGLAASVAIGFAVVLWSQQPDYRPLYGSLEGMDAKQVMETLASADIPYTVEPNSGALLVKADDVARARLKLAAAGVTPSDGNIGFEILDKDQGLGTSQFMEATRYRRGLEGELARTISSLNNVKGARVHLAIPKSSVFVRDERKPSASVLVELYPGRALEPGQVLAIVNLVATSVPELSKSQITVVDQKGNLLSDQVENSELTMAGKQFDYSRRMEGMLTQRVHNILQPILGNDRYKAEVSADVDFSAVESTSEQFNPDQPALRSEQSVTEQRTASNGPQGVPGALSNQPPSPASAPQTTGGAAGAAGMVQPGQPLVDANGQQIMDPATGQPMLAPYPADKRQQSTKNFELDRSISHTKQQQGRLNRLSVAVVVDDQVKVNPANGETTRAPWSADELARFTRLVQDAVGFDASRGDSVSVINVPFSSERGEVIADIPFYSQPWFWDVVKQVLGVLFILVLVFGVLRPVLNNITNGGRNKQLAGLGDVELGGMGGLDGELANDRVSLGGPQSILLPSPSEGYDAQLNAIKSLVAEDPGRVAQVVKEWINADE, encoded by the coding sequence ATGGCAGAAGCAGTCGTTGATAACGTTCCGGCCAAGACCCCTGCACCAGACGGCAAACCGCCGCTGTTCGGGCTGTCTTTCCTGGAAAACCTCTCCGAGATGACCATGCTGCGTCAGGTCGGCCTGTTGGTCGGCCTGGCTGCCAGCGTGGCGATTGGTTTCGCCGTGGTGCTGTGGTCCCAGCAGCCGGACTACCGTCCTTTGTACGGCAGCCTGGAAGGCATGGACGCCAAGCAAGTCATGGAGACCCTGGCTTCCGCAGACATTCCCTATACCGTCGAGCCCAATTCCGGTGCCCTGCTGGTCAAGGCCGACGACGTAGCGCGTGCGCGCCTCAAGCTCGCCGCCGCCGGCGTGACGCCCAGCGACGGCAATATCGGCTTCGAGATCCTCGACAAGGATCAGGGCCTGGGCACCAGCCAGTTCATGGAAGCGACCCGTTATCGTCGCGGCCTGGAAGGCGAGCTGGCGCGTACCATTTCCAGCCTGAACAACGTCAAGGGTGCCCGTGTGCACCTGGCGATCCCGAAAAGCTCGGTATTCGTGCGCGACGAGCGCAAGCCGAGTGCTTCGGTACTGGTCGAGTTGTACCCGGGCCGCGCGCTCGAGCCTGGCCAGGTCCTGGCGATCGTCAATCTGGTGGCGACCAGCGTTCCTGAATTGAGCAAGTCGCAGATCACCGTGGTCGACCAGAAGGGTAACCTGCTGTCCGACCAGGTGGAAAACTCCGAACTGACCATGGCTGGCAAGCAGTTCGACTACAGCCGTCGCATGGAAGGCATGCTGACCCAGCGTGTCCACAACATCCTGCAGCCGATCCTGGGCAATGACCGCTACAAGGCCGAAGTGTCGGCCGATGTGGACTTCAGCGCCGTCGAGTCGACGTCCGAGCAGTTCAACCCCGATCAACCGGCCTTGCGCAGTGAGCAGTCGGTGACTGAGCAGCGCACCGCCAGCAATGGCCCCCAAGGCGTGCCCGGTGCCCTGAGCAACCAGCCGCCATCGCCGGCCAGCGCGCCGCAGACCACTGGTGGTGCCGCCGGGGCTGCCGGTATGGTGCAGCCAGGCCAGCCGCTGGTAGATGCCAACGGCCAGCAGATCATGGATCCGGCCACCGGCCAGCCGATGCTCGCGCCGTACCCGGCCGACAAGCGCCAGCAATCGACCAAGAACTTCGAGCTGGACCGTTCCATCAGCCACACCAAGCAACAGCAAGGGCGTTTGAACCGCCTGTCGGTGGCAGTGGTGGTGGACGATCAGGTCAAGGTCAACCCGGCGAACGGCGAAACCACCCGTGCGCCCTGGAGCGCCGACGAATTGGCGCGCTTTACCCGCCTGGTACAGGACGCCGTGGGTTTCGACGCCAGCCGTGGCGACAGCGTCAGCGTGATCAACGTGCCGTTCTCCTCCGAGCGCGGAGAAGTGATCGCCGATATTCCGTTTTATTCGCAACCCTGGTTCTGGGATGTGGTCAAGCAAGTATTGGGCGTGCTGTTCATCCTGGTGCTGGTCTTCGGGGTGCTGCGTCCGGTACTCAACAACATCACCAATGGCGGCAGGAACAAGCAACTGGCCGGCCTGGGTGATGTAGAGCTGGGAGGCATGGGTGGCCTGGATGGCGAATTGGCCAACGATCGCGTCAGCCTCGGTGGGCCGCAGAGCATTCTGTTGCCAAGCCCGAGCGAAGGCTATGACGCACAGTTGAACGCCATCAAGAGTCTGGTGGCAGAAGATCCGGGTCGTGTGGCCCAGGTCGTGAAAGAGTGGATTAACGCAGATGAGTGA
- the fliE gene encoding flagellar hook-basal body complex protein FliE: MSQGIEFNRLMLDMRAMQMDAMAQPKSVAVPQVGGSSFSDMLGQAVNKVNDTQQASSQLASAFEIGKSGVDLTDVMISSQKASVSFQALTQVRNKLVQAYQDIMQMPV; encoded by the coding sequence ATGAGCCAAGGTATTGAATTTAATCGATTGATGCTGGACATGCGGGCCATGCAGATGGACGCCATGGCACAGCCCAAGTCGGTCGCGGTCCCCCAGGTGGGTGGCAGCAGCTTTTCCGACATGCTCGGTCAGGCCGTCAATAAAGTGAACGATACCCAGCAGGCGTCTAGTCAACTGGCCAGTGCTTTTGAAATTGGCAAAAGTGGCGTCGACCTGACTGACGTAATGATCTCTTCGCAGAAAGCCTCTGTCTCGTTTCAGGCATTGACCCAGGTTCGCAACAAACTGGTTCAGGCCTATCAAGACATCATGCAGATGCCGGTCTAA
- a CDS encoding sigma-54-dependent transcriptional regulator, giving the protein MAIKVLLVEDDRALREALADTLVLAGHDYVAVGSAEDALLAVARETFNLVVSDVNMPGMDGHQLLGLLRARHPQLPVLLMTAHGAVERAVDAMRQGAADYLVKPFEPKALLDLVARHALGVPLVEGEGPVAFEPASAQLLELAARVARSDSTVLISGESGTGKEVLARYIHQQSRRANEPFIAINCAAIPDNMLEATLFGHEKGSFTGAIAAQAGKFEQADGGTILLDEISEMPLGLQAKLLRVLQEREVERVGGRKPIHLDIRVVATTNRDLAGEVAAGRFREDLYYRLSVFPLAWRPLRERTADILPLAERLLARHVNKMKHAAARLSPAAQACLVAYPWPGNVRELDNAIQRALILQQGGLIQPEDFCLAGPVACAPLPVASQPPVAAFVPAAEVEGESAGALGDDLRRREFQMIIDTLRAERGRRKEAAERLGISPRTLRYKLAQMRDAGMDVEAYLFAS; this is encoded by the coding sequence ATGGCGATCAAGGTGTTACTGGTAGAGGACGACCGGGCCCTGCGCGAAGCGCTGGCCGACACGCTGGTGCTGGCCGGGCATGATTATGTTGCCGTTGGCTCGGCAGAGGACGCGCTGCTGGCCGTGGCTCGGGAAACCTTCAACCTGGTGGTCAGTGATGTGAACATGCCGGGCATGGATGGTCACCAGTTGCTCGGGCTGTTACGTGCCCGCCATCCACAATTGCCGGTGTTGCTGATGACCGCCCACGGTGCGGTGGAGCGAGCGGTGGACGCCATGCGCCAGGGCGCAGCGGATTACCTGGTCAAGCCATTCGAACCCAAGGCGCTGCTGGATCTGGTGGCGCGCCATGCGCTGGGTGTCCCGCTCGTCGAAGGCGAAGGGCCGGTGGCGTTCGAGCCGGCCAGTGCGCAACTGCTGGAATTGGCCGCGCGAGTGGCGCGTAGCGATTCCACTGTGTTGATTTCCGGTGAGTCCGGCACCGGCAAGGAGGTCCTGGCGCGCTATATCCATCAGCAATCCCGGCGCGCCAACGAACCGTTCATTGCCATCAACTGCGCGGCGATTCCCGACAACATGCTCGAAGCGACCCTGTTCGGTCACGAAAAGGGCTCGTTCACCGGGGCCATTGCGGCCCAGGCCGGCAAATTCGAGCAGGCCGATGGCGGCACCATTCTGCTCGACGAGATTTCCGAAATGCCCCTGGGGCTGCAAGCCAAGCTGTTGCGGGTGCTGCAGGAGCGGGAAGTGGAGCGGGTCGGTGGGCGCAAGCCCATCCACCTGGATATCCGCGTGGTGGCGACCACCAACCGAGACCTGGCCGGCGAAGTGGCGGCGGGTCGTTTTCGGGAAGACCTTTACTACCGCCTGTCGGTATTTCCCCTGGCCTGGCGTCCATTGCGCGAGCGCACTGCCGATATCCTGCCGCTGGCCGAGCGGTTGTTGGCCCGGCACGTCAATAAAATGAAGCATGCGGCCGCCAGGTTGTCGCCGGCGGCGCAGGCCTGCCTGGTTGCCTACCCTTGGCCCGGAAATGTCCGGGAGCTGGATAACGCGATCCAGCGAGCCTTGATCCTGCAGCAGGGCGGCTTGATCCAGCCTGAGGATTTCTGCCTGGCCGGCCCGGTGGCCTGTGCCCCATTGCCGGTCGCTTCGCAGCCGCCGGTGGCGGCATTCGTACCGGCGGCGGAAGTCGAGGGCGAGTCGGCTGGGGCCTTGGGCGATGACCTGCGGCGGCGCGAGTTCCAGATGATCATCGACACCCTGCGTGCCGAGCGTGGCCGGCGCAAGGAGGCGGCGGAACGTCTGGGCATCAGCCCGCGCACCTTGCGCTACAAGCTGGCGCAGATGCGTGACGCGGGGATGGACGTAGAGGCCTACCTGTTCGCCAGTTGA
- a CDS encoding sensor histidine kinase produces the protein MSSVPDAGGMPSAEQASRLGLEQAFSLFNQVSSQLTDSYSLLEARVTELKGELAVVSAQRMQELAEKERLANRLQNLLDLLPGGVIVIDAQGFVREANPAACELLGLPLEGELWRHVIARCFAPREDDGHEVSLKDGRRLSISTRSLDAEPGQLVLLNDLTETRHLQDQLARHERLSSLGRMVASLAHQIRTPLSAALLYASHLTEQPLSVETQQRFAGRLKERLHELEHQVRDMLVFARGELPLTDRVTPKALLQSLQAAALTHVRDLPIRWQCDSHAGEVLCNRDTLVGAVLNLIENAIQAGGEHVRLKVHLYTRAETLRLCVSDSGSGIEPAVLARLGEPFFTTKATGTGLGLTVVKAVARAHQGELKLQSRLGRGTCATVLLPLFSSSPQVE, from the coding sequence ATGTCTTCGGTCCCCGATGCGGGGGGCATGCCTTCCGCCGAGCAGGCAAGCCGGCTTGGGCTCGAGCAGGCGTTTTCGCTGTTCAATCAGGTGTCCAGCCAACTGACCGATTCCTACAGCCTCCTCGAAGCCCGGGTCACCGAGCTCAAGGGTGAGTTGGCGGTGGTCAGCGCCCAGCGCATGCAAGAGCTGGCGGAAAAAGAGCGTCTGGCCAACCGGCTGCAGAACCTGCTCGACCTTCTGCCTGGCGGCGTCATTGTCATCGATGCCCAGGGTTTCGTCCGCGAAGCCAACCCGGCGGCTTGCGAGCTGCTCGGGCTGCCCCTTGAGGGCGAGTTGTGGCGACACGTCATTGCCCGCTGCTTCGCGCCTCGTGAAGACGACGGTCATGAAGTTTCCCTCAAGGATGGTCGCCGCTTGTCCATTTCGACCCGTTCGCTGGACGCCGAGCCCGGGCAGTTGGTGCTGCTCAACGACCTGACTGAAACCCGTCACCTGCAAGACCAGTTGGCGCGCCATGAGCGGTTGTCCTCCCTGGGGCGCATGGTGGCGTCGCTGGCTCATCAGATCCGTACGCCATTGTCCGCCGCCCTGTTGTACGCCAGTCATTTGACCGAGCAACCCCTGTCGGTGGAAACCCAGCAGCGCTTTGCCGGACGTTTGAAAGAGCGCCTGCACGAGCTGGAGCATCAGGTGCGGGACATGCTGGTCTTCGCCCGCGGCGAGTTGCCATTGACCGACCGGGTAACCCCGAAGGCGCTGTTGCAATCCCTGCAGGCCGCGGCATTGACCCATGTGCGGGACCTGCCGATCCGCTGGCAGTGTGATAGCCATGCCGGTGAGGTGCTGTGTAACCGTGACACCTTGGTGGGGGCGGTGTTGAACCTCATCGAAAATGCGATCCAGGCCGGCGGCGAGCACGTGCGTCTCAAGGTTCACCTCTACACCCGGGCCGAGACCCTGCGTCTGTGTGTCAGCGACAGCGGCAGCGGTATCGAGCCGGCTGTGCTGGCTCGCCTCGGCGAGCCGTTCTTCACCACCAAGGCCACCGGCACCGGCCTGGGCCTGACCGTGGTCAAGGCCGTGGCCCGTGCCCATCAGGGAGAATTGAAATTGCAGTCGCGACTGGGGCGTGGGACCTGTGCAACGGTGCTCCTGCCGTTGTTCTCCAGTTCGCCACAGGTGGAGTGA